A single genomic interval of Asterias amurensis chromosome 1, ASM3211899v1 harbors:
- the LOC139944535 gene encoding uncharacterized protein: protein MPCIGIMSLMLLAVRGYDVDWDVRLEGGPSMNEGRLEIRPPGGEWGTVCQATSNNICDLPENQDMCYRLGYVGTYSFGAAGEQYGEVNGPIWSMGVQCMNYMMTARQCWMRDWSFQQMSCDHSSDWALLCITETVRLSGGCTAREGRVEVSLGAAGWARLKHSCSGHIPRAGADLVCKHLGYPMAIGTGNPCKITEPPDDELPEVKTKNCFSNSDTLLEYLRSTLLHCEQQIDEYGSGSDMDESSDSDWELACAYDDEVIATNVKLNDLFDIRLINGSSHLIGILELRHNESSWAPACFYDKKTVRLSGGCTAREGRVEVSLGAAGWARLKHPCSGFISRAGADLVCKQLGYPMAIGTGNPCKINEPDDELPEMETSHDCYSSDYSTLLEYLKSTVLRCENPVDRYDPESQRNRELETENPSDSAWELACAYEDEVIATNVTFNDVFDIRLINGSSDLVGILELRHNESSWAPACFYDESSVRVIPENVCHDLGHNCAYKWQLVQPKESQGLEYVFRKRTNGWLGVENRCLRHGGFNLHIECSIDITLNNVTVHILPDQTCQGRCGDLPTHKQCGCDFMCHIFKDCCFDIDICVFPTAPEFESHPFPNLVTLLHSSEYYECLSVGSQFGSYELVSICPDSWSNDTMRNQCESPPYSQPVLYLPLDIPFKNIMCAYCHGVEQFSKISQKQDQGINATITAQPYYEIILLSQGNRPCVNDVINTCLNETHDLQPSCQGYKAQYLQYKNPHCAMCNGVDLDSISLCRSTQEDRNFLVETDGIVQEPENPILISKTLLDGVPDDFAFEYHSISVDVENKCWQVQSVLKVTKHESENDFSGLDSIKCLIYAVAYSNLNLALHFSSPLRSLLDSEPQVERSGATASISSPTLSEIGDFAGTLDKVLRVKGDVTQTDWGFQCGLAKVSLIHECSKQPTNDTTSNTKNECIDTEEGASISMNVVANLSIRGLCTAVALITHYFWLSAFAWMAGISWDFMRTFSSMSSAKTTSLRKFRRLSLVAWCSPLLVIIPHLILHFCECTGLNFSYGSEVSCWIASREAIFIMFCVPVILCVCFNVVCFGWTVRCIRSSKRASYMVKKQTSSIKEAWMELAIYVKISSLMGFSWIIGFVAMATNVVIFWYLFAIISSLQGVFIFCSFAFTGRVRALWLAKLRNRSHKELPSSTKSSERPFIDSRVKTTETKI, encoded by the exons GTTACGACGTTGACTGGGATGTGAGGTTGGAAGGCGGACCAAGTATGAACGAGGGGAGGCTAGAGATCCGCCCACCGGGAGGGGAGTGGGGCACCGTATGCCAGGCAACCAGCAACAATATCTGTGATCTACCAGAGAACCAAGACATGTGCTACCGACTGGGGTACGTAGGTACCTACTCCTTCGGAGCGGCAGGAGAGCAGTACGGGGAGGTGAATGGTCCCATTTGGTCCATGGGGGTACAATGTATGAACTATATGATGACTGCTAGACAGTGTTGGATGAGagattggtcatttcaacagaTGAGCTGCGATCATAGCTCCGACTGGGCTTTACTGTGCATTACAG AAACCGTTCGACTGTCAGGAGGCTGCACTGCTCGGGAGGGAAGGGTAGAGGTGAGCCTTGGTGCCGCCGGATGGGCAAGACTAAAACATTCATGCTCCGGACATATCCCAAGAGCCGGGGCTGATTTGGTTTGTAAACATCTGGGATATCCTATGGCTATAGGGACTGGAAACCCGTGTAAGATCACTGAGCCACCAGACGATGAGCTCCCTGAAGTGAAGACTAAAAATTGTTTCTCTAACAGCGATACACTCCTGGAGTATCTTCGAAGCACTCTGTTACATTGCGAGCAACAGATTGACGAGTACGGCTCTGGCAGTGACATGGACGAATCCAGTGACAGTGATTGGGAGTTAGCCTGTGCTTATG ATGATGAAGTCATTGCCACCAACGTAAAGTTGAATGATTTGTTTGACATTCGTCTTATCAACGGCTCTTCACATTTAATTGGTATCCTGGAATTGAGACACAACGAGTCGAGCTGGGCACCAGCCTGCTTTTATGATAAAA AAACCGTTCGACTGTCAGGAGGCTGCACTGCTCGGGAGGGAAGGGTAGAGGTGAGCCTTGGTGCCGCCGGATGGGCAAGACTAAAACATCCATGCTCCGGATTTATCTCAAGAGCCGGGGCTGATTTGGTTTGTAAACAACTGGGATATCCTATGGCTATAGGGACTGGAAACCCGTGTAAGATCAACGAGCCAGACGATGAGCTCCCTGAAATGGAGACAAGTCATGATTGTTACTCGTCTGACTACAGTACGCTTCTTGAGTATCTTAAAAGTACCGTGCTACGTTGCGAGAATCCAGTCGATAGGTATGACCCCGAGAGCCAACGGAACCGGGAGTTGGAAACTGAAAATCCCAGTGACAGTGCTTGGGAGTTAGCCTGTGCTTACG aaGATGAAGTCATTGCTACCAATGTGACCTTTAATGATGTGTTTGACATTCGTCTGATCAACGGCTCTTCGGATTTGGTTGGTATCCTGGAATTGAGACACAACGAGTCGAGCTGGGCACCAGCCTGCTTTTATGATGAAAGTAGCGTGAGAGTTATACCGGAAAACGTCTGCCATGATCTTGGTCACAATTGCGCTTATAAATGGCAACTAGTTCAACCGAAGGAAAGCCAGGGTCTTGAGTACGTTTTCCGCAAAAGAACTAATGGATGGCTTGGGGTGGAGAATCGCTGTCTCAGGCATGGTGGATTTAACCTTCACATCGAATGCAGTATAG atatAACACTGAATAATGTAACAGTACACATCCTACCGGATCAGACTTGCCAAGGCCGTTGTGGCGACTTACCAACTCACAAACAATGCGGTTGTGATTTCATGTGCCATATCTTCAAGGATTGTTGCTTTGACATTGACATCTGCGTATTCCCAACAGCACCCGAATTCGAATCTCACCCGTTTCCGAACTTGGTGACTTTATTGCACAGCTCAGAATACTACGAGTGTTTATCGGTGGGTTCTCAATTCGGTAGCTATGAGTTGGTGAGTATCTGTCCTGATAGCTGGTCCAATGACACGATGAGGAACCAATGCGAATCTCCACCTTATTCACAACCAGTTCTGTATCTACCGCTGGATATACCCTTCAAGAACATCATGTGTGCCTACTGTCATGGGGTCGAACAGTTCTCAAAGATATCACAAAAACAAGACCAGGGTATCAACGCTACCATTACTGCTCAGCCTTATTATGAAATCATATTATTGAGTCAAGGAAACCGACCATgtgtcaatgacgtcattaatACATGTCTTAATGAAACTCACGACCTGCAACCATCATGTCAAGGCTATAAAGCACAGTATTTACAATATAAAAACCCACATTGCGCAATGTGTAATGGTGTCGACTTAGACAGTATTAGTCTGTGCCGATCGACGCAAGAGGACCGGAACTTTCTAGTAGAAACAGACGGAATAGTTCAAGAACCTGAAAATCCGATCCTTATTAGCAAAACTCTGCTCGATGGAGTGCCTGATGACTTTGCATTTGAATACCACTCCATAAGCGTAGATGTTGAAAACAAATGCTGGCAAGTGCAATCCGTTTTAAAAGTTACAAAACATGAGAGCGAGAATGATTTTTCTGGATTGGATTCCATAAAGTGCCTTATTTATGCAGTCGCTTATTCAAATCTGAACCTAGCTCTGCACTTTTCGTCTCCCCTGCGGTCGTTACTAGATTCAGAACCTCAAGTGGAGAGGTCAGGGGCCACGGCTTCAATTTCAAGCCCGACGCTTTCAGAGATAGGCGACTTTGCCGGAACGCTAGATAAGGTTTTACGCGTGAAAGGTGACGTCACACAAACCGACTGGGGATTCCAATGTGGCCTCGCAAAGGTATCACTGATCCATGAATGTTCAAAACAACCAACCAATGATACCACGAGCAACACCAAGAATGAATGTATTGATACCGAAGAAGGAGCCTCGATATCAATGAAT GTTGTTGCCAACCTTTCGATTCGAGGTCTTTGTACGGCTGTTGCTCTCATAACGCATTATTTCTGGTTGTCGGCATTTGCGTGGATGGCGGGCATATCGTGGGATTTTATGCGCACTTTCTCAAGCATGTCGTCCGCCAAGACGACCAGCCTCCGGAAGTTCCGTCGCCTGTCTTTGGTTGCCTGGTGCTCACCGCTGCTGGTGATCATTCCTCATCTTATCTTGCATTTCTGCGAGTGCACTGGGCTTAATTTCAGCTACGGCAGTGAGGTTTCCTGCTGGATTGCAAGCAGGGAGGCGATCTTCATCATGTTCTGTGTACCAGTCATACTCTGTGTCTGCTTCAATGTAGTTTGTTTTGGCTGGACCGTCAGGTGTATCCGCTCGTCAAAGAGGGCCTCCTACATGGTCAAGAAACAAACTTCAAGCATCAAAGAAGCTTGGATGGAGCTTGCGATTTATGTCAAG ATTTCAAGCTTGATGGGGTTTTCCTGGATCATTGGTTTCGTCGCCATGGCTACCAATGTCGTCATCTTTTGGTACCTCTTTGCGATCATTAGTTCTCTCCAGGGTGTCTTCATCTTCTGTTCGTTCGCATTTACTGGCCGAGTGAGGGCGCTGTGGCTCGCGAAGCTACGCAATCGTTCTCACAAAGAGTTACCCTCCTCCACCAAATCGAGCGAGAGGCCCTTTATTGACAGCCGAGTAAAGACCACCGAAACAAAGATTTAG